The following is a genomic window from Janibacter sp. DB-40.
CACCTTCATCTGGCTCCCCCGTGGGCTGACGCGCGACTACGACGAGTTCGGCACCCGCGGGCACGTCGACATCGTCGCGACCTTCACCGCGCCGGGGCACGTCCTGCTGCACTGGCAGGAGGACGAGTCGCACCCCGACCACACGGTCTGCCGCGAGATCGAGCAGGTGCTGCTCGCCGCGACCGACTCGGCCGGTCGTTCGCTCGAGGTCACCCGCATCCCCGCGCCCCGGACGCTGACCGACGACGAGGGCCCCGTCGACTGGTCCTACGTGAACCACCTCGTGTGCAACGGCGGCGTCGTGGCGTGCGTCTTCGACGACCCCAACGACGAGCGCGCGCTGCGGGTGCTGCGCGAGGTCTACCCCGGTCGCGAGGTCGTGGGTGTCGACGCCCGTCCCCTCTTCGACCGCGGTGGTGGCATCCACTGCATCACCCAGCAGGAACCGCTGTCCGCGTGAGCCGACCGTCGCTCCTGCGCACCCGCGCCGACCTCCTCGCCTATGTGCCGGTCGCTGTGACGACGACCGCGGCGGCGGTGGCCGGACGCGACCGCACCCACCTGGTGAGCAAGCTGGCCCTCGCCCCGACGCTCGCGGCCGGTGTCGCCGCGACCCGATCGGCACGGACCCGGGGACGCACGACCACCCTGCTCGTCGCACTCACCGGGTCGCTCGTCGGCGACTGGTTCATGTACCGCTCCGGCCGGACCGAGGGGGCGGCGTCCCGGCAGCACATGCGGCTGGGCGCGAGCGCCTTCGCCGTGCAGCAGCTCGGCCTGATCCGCGCGCTGCTGCGTGACGGCGCCCGCCCGCGGCCGGTCCCCACCGCAGGCTCGGCCGGCGTCATGGCGGTCCTCGCGACGCTCGACTCCGACGGCGGCCTGCCCGACCCTGTCCTGGGAGGCTACGGCGTGCTCCTGGGCTCGATGTCGGCGCTGGCCATGGGCGAAGGGGGGTCCCCCCGGGCCCGTCGCGGGGTCGCCCTCGGGGGTGCCCTCTTCCTGCTCTCCGACGCGGCGATCATCGTCGGCCAGCAGTACGCGACCACACCCGTGCGGCGGGCCGTCGCCGACGGCGTCGTCCTCTCGACCTACACCACGGCACTCGCCCTGCTCGTGCACGGCCTGCGCGACGACCCCCGTCAGGGCGTCGCGACATAGGGCTCTCGCAGGCCCTCCCGCACGACCCTCTTCAGGCGCTCGGCCCTGGCGGGGCTCCAGTCCGCCGGCCGCATGAGGACCGCCCACGCGTCCACGTGCTCCCCCGAGAAGTTGTGCCCGTGCCCGGGCCCGGGCTCCATGCTCAGGGCCATGTCGGCGGTGAGCTGCCAGAACGTGACGAAGGGGATCCACCGGGTCGCCCCGAGGACGTCCCGACCGCGCGGCTCCTCGAGCCAGTCGGGGCGCTGGAGGATCAGGTCTGGACTCCACCACGTGATCGGGTCCGAGGCGTGCTGGAGGTACAGCACCCGGGATCGGCCCCATGGGCTCTCGACCGGCCGGACCGCATCCGCGGGTGAGGTGGTGAAGCGCACGATGCTCCCCCGGCCGTACACGGGCTCCACTTCCGGGGAGCGGGCGTCGCGCCGGTCGACGAAGCGGCGGTAGAGCGGGTTGAAGTTCGGCGGCCCCACGAAGAGCGCTCCGCTGGTGCGGTTGGCCAGGTCGTACTCCCCACTGAACGCGGTCTCCCCACCGAACGACCCGAGGCTCTCACCGAAGACGAAGAGACGCGGACGCTCGTCCGCGGGGAGCGCCGACCACTTCTCGTAGACCGCATCGAACAGGGCGCGCCCTGCGTCGCGCGCCCGCTCCTGGTCGACCAGGAAGGAGACGGGCGAGGGCAGGTAGGAGTACTGCATGGACACGATGGCCGAGTCCCCGTCGCTGAGGTACTCGAACGAGCTCGCCGCACTGGGCTCGACCCAGCCGGTGCCCGTCGTGGTGGCGACGAGGAGGTTGGCCCGCTCGAAGCCGCCGGCCCGCTCGAGGTCACGCACGGCCAGCGCCGCGCGGGTCATCTCGTCCTCGGCGCCGGCGAGCCCGCTGTAGGCGCGGATCGGGTTCACCGCCGACTCGCCGTTGACGGCTGCGATGCCTGCGGCGTTCGGGCCACGCGCGACGAAGGTGCGCCCCTCGAGTCCGAGCTCCTCCCACTCGACCACCGACCCCGGCCCCCCGGAACGATCGGTGCTGGTCGGTCTGGTCACCCCGGCAGCGGTCGTGGTGTCCCGTACGGAGAAGGCGGAGTCGGCCGCGCCGATGACCACCCGGCTGACCACGCCGTTGACCGTGAGCAGCACCATCGCCACCACGAGCACGACGCCCGTCGCCCGGGCCGCGCGGGCCCCCATGTGGGCGGCAAGGCGGCGGGAGAGCCGTCGGGTGCCCGACGCGAGGAGCCGACCGGCGCCGACGAGCAGGACGTAGACCACGGCGGCGACCGGCGGGATGAGCAGCGCGGCGAAGATCGACTGCGGATCGAGCCCGACCAGCGCGGCCACCTGGCGCTGCCACCAGAGGCCGAGCAGGATGCTCCCGAGCAGTCCCGCCACGGCCACGACGCCGAAGGCGCGCCATGCTCCGGGCCGCGGCCTGCGCGGGGGGCGGTCCGCGAACTCACGCCAGACGCGGGCACCGAGGACGCCGAGCCCGTACCCGATCGCGGCGCTGATGGGCGCAAGGATCGCCTGGAAGATCGCGGGGCGGGGGATCAACGACGGCGTGAAGGAGAGGGCCGCCAGCACCAGCGCCGTCCAGCTGCCGGGCAGCGAGTACCCCCGCGCGCGCGACCACGCCACCAGGCCGCCCCACCACGGGCCGCGGCCCGCCGTCTCGTCCACAGGTCGAGGGTATCCCCCGACACCCATCGGGGTATCCCTCGAGGTGACGGGAAGCGCCCACGGCGGCGCTGACGGTGGCAGGTGGCAGGCTGGGTCCCGACATGACCGATGACGTCCTCGACCGCTTCTCCCCCGCCACGGCCGCGTGGTTCCGGAGCAACTTCGACGCGCCCACCGCGGCACAGGAGGGCGCCTGGCGGGCGGTCAGTGCCGGCGCCCACGCCCTCGTCGTCGCCCCGACCGGCTCGGGCAAGACCCTCTCGGCCTTCCTCTGGGCGCTGGACCGCCTCGCCTCCCGGCCGCGCCCGCAGGAGCCGCAGGAGCGGTGTCGCGTGCTCTACATTTCCCCGCTCAAGGCCCTCGCCGTCGACGTCGAGCGCAACCTGCGCTCACCCCTCGTCGGGATCGGGCACGCCGCCGACCAGCTCGGGCTGGAGGCGCCCGAGGTCAGTGTCTCGGTGCGCTCGGGTGACACCCCGGCCAACGAGCGCCGCGCCTTCGCCAGGACGCCCAGCGACGTCCTGATCACGACCCCCGAGTCCCTCTTCCTCATGCTCACCTCCGGGGTGCGCGACGCCCTGCGCGGCGTCGAGACCGTCATCGTCGACGAGATC
Proteins encoded in this region:
- a CDS encoding alpha/beta hydrolase; this translates as MDETAGRGPWWGGLVAWSRARGYSLPGSWTALVLAALSFTPSLIPRPAIFQAILAPISAAIGYGLGVLGARVWREFADRPPRRPRPGAWRAFGVVAVAGLLGSILLGLWWQRQVAALVGLDPQSIFAALLIPPVAAVVYVLLVGAGRLLASGTRRLSRRLAAHMGARAARATGVVLVVAMVLLTVNGVVSRVVIGAADSAFSVRDTTTAAGVTRPTSTDRSGGPGSVVEWEELGLEGRTFVARGPNAAGIAAVNGESAVNPIRAYSGLAGAEDEMTRAALAVRDLERAGGFERANLLVATTTGTGWVEPSAASSFEYLSDGDSAIVSMQYSYLPSPVSFLVDQERARDAGRALFDAVYEKWSALPADERPRLFVFGESLGSFGGETAFSGEYDLANRTSGALFVGPPNFNPLYRRFVDRRDARSPEVEPVYGRGSIVRFTTSPADAVRPVESPWGRSRVLYLQHASDPITWWSPDLILQRPDWLEEPRGRDVLGATRWIPFVTFWQLTADMALSMEPGPGHGHNFSGEHVDAWAVLMRPADWSPARAERLKRVVREGLREPYVATP
- a CDS encoding lysoplasmalogenase family protein, which encodes MSRPSLLRTRADLLAYVPVAVTTTAAAVAGRDRTHLVSKLALAPTLAAGVAATRSARTRGRTTTLLVALTGSLVGDWFMYRSGRTEGAASRQHMRLGASAFAVQQLGLIRALLRDGARPRPVPTAGSAGVMAVLATLDSDGGLPDPVLGGYGVLLGSMSALAMGEGGSPRARRGVALGGALFLLSDAAIIVGQQYATTPVRRAVADGVVLSTYTTALALLVHGLRDDPRQGVAT